The nucleotide window CGAAGATCCGGTTCGGCTGGACGCTCAGCTCGCCCCGGACCTCGCTGAAGGGCTCGACGGCCTCAGGCAGCAGGCTGAAGCTCTGGCCCAGCACGAAACGCACCAGCTCCCAGCGCACCGGCTCCTGCCCCGGCCCCGCGACGGTCTTGGCGTTCAGGCGGTTCGTGAGCGAGTAGGTCAGCTTGCTCACCTTGCCGATCCGGTCGATCCCGAGCGCGGCCTCCGGGAGGTCGATCGGGTTGACCACCCCGCCGCTCGGGTCGAACTGGGGAAGCCCCTTCTGGTTCACGCCGCGGATCTCGGTGATGTTGACCCGGGGCTCGATGAGGTGCTGGAGCCGGTCGATCCCCGCCACCCCTCCGACCTCATAGATTCGGGAGGCGCGAGCCTCGACATCGGCCCCCACTTCGCCCTGGGCACGGATCCGCGAGGCATCCTCGGTCAGCTCGACCTCGATCGCGCCGTCTCGGGTCAGGCGCTTGCCGACGACGCGCTTATCGTAGTACGTCCCGCGGCCGCCGAGGAACGGCGTGACCGTCACGACCCCGCCGAGTGACAGCGGCAGGAAGACCCGCGGGTGGAGATCGAGCCTCGTGCCGTCGGAGCCCACATCGCGGACGAAGTTGACGAAGCTCGCATCGGTCTCGTAGAGGAGCCAGGATGCCCCGGGCACCGGCTGGCGCACGCCCTTCAGGCGCAGCTCGGGGAGCCGCTGGAGCTCGACCGGGCGGCGGGTGGTGAGGTCCTGGTACCAGAACGTGTTCGCGACGAAGTTCCAGGAGTCCCAGCGCCTGATCAGGGACACGTTGGATTCGGCGCGCTGGAGGCTTCGATCGTGGAGGCGGTCGGCGTACTCGCGGTAGTACTGGTCGTCAGAGACCATGTTGACATCGGCCTTGAGGGTCAGGCGCGGCGCGATCTCCCACTCGTGCTTCAGGCTTCCGGTCCCGCGGCCGTCGTCGTCCTTCAGCGTCTCCTGGATGAAGAAGCCGGAGACGGAACCACGGCTCGACTCCGAGAGGATGTACCGGTACTCCCCGCCCGCCCCCACGCCCCGCTTGGCGAAGACATCGAGCGAGGCGGTCAGGTCCTGGCTGTCCGAGATGGCCCAGAAGAACGGCAGCTTGGTGAAGAAGCCCTTCTGGTTCGAGGTCCCGAGGGTCGGCATGAGGAAACCGGTCTGGCGCTCGCGGCGGATCGCGGCGGCGAAAAAGGGGATCCACGGGATCAGCGGGATCCGTCCGACCCAGAACGAGGCATCCCGTCCCACCACGAAGTTGTCGAGGTCCGCGGTCGCGGTGCGAGCGTGGACGGACCAGGCCGGGAGATCGCCCTCGCAGGTCGTGAAGACACCCCGGTGGATCCGGTAGACCCGCTCCTCGATCCGCTCCATCCGTTCCCCGGTCAGCCGGTAGTAGGGCTCGGAAAAGGCTGAGGCGCTGTGCACGACTCCCGTCTCGGTCTTGAAGTTGTAGTCGATCCGGTCCCCGAGGAGCCGATCCGGACCGTCGTACAAGACCACCCGCCCGTGGGCGACGGCCTCGCCGGTCTGCCGGTTGTACTCCACCCGGTCGGCGGTCAGGCGGCTCGCGCCGCGGGTGATCTCCACATTCCCCGTGGCAATCACGATGCCGTCCTCACCCACCTGCTCGAGCTGGTCAGCCAGGACCGTGATGTCGCCACGGGGGTCCGGGACGGTCAGGGGCGCCTGGGCCGCAGCCGGGAGCGTCAGGCAGAAAGTGGCCAGCGCCACGAGGGTCTTGACGGGGAGCTTCACCATTGAGGTGTCTCGTGGGGGTCTAGGAAAAACGGGATTCTATGCTATCAGCCCCCCTTTCAATTTCGCAAGGAATATCACGACTTCCCGTGACTTTGGCGAGCGCGTCGGCGACGCAGAAGAGCGAGCCCGTGACACAAACCATAGGGGTCAGCGGCGGGGTCATGGCCATGGATAGGGCTTGAGCGACGGTGGCCCTCATCGCGACCTGGCTCTCGGTCGGGGGAAGGAGCGCCCGTAGCTCCTCAGGCGGCGTGGCGCGGGGGTTGGAGGACGCCGTCAGGATGAGTCGGGTTGCCAGGGATGTCAGCGCTTTCAGGATGCCGGCCTTGTCCTTGTCCGAGGAGATCCCGACGATCAAGGTCTTGGCCACACCGGGGAAGTAGTCATCCAAAGCGGCGGCGAGGGCCTGGGCCCCGGCGGGGTTGTGGGCTCCGTCGAGAACGACCCAGGGATCACGCCGGATCAGCTGAAAGCGTCCGGGCCAGCTCACGCGGGCCAACCCCTGCCGGATCACCGCATCGGGGACCTCGACGCCGAAGTCGGTGAGCGCCTTCGCGGTCGAGACGGCGAGGAGCGCGTTCTCGGCCTGGAATCCTCCCAGGAGCGGGACGAAGCAGTCCGAGAGCTCCCAGCCCGGCCCGCGAAGGTCAAGCTG belongs to Candidatus Rokuibacteriota bacterium and includes:
- a CDS encoding LPS-assembly protein LptD, which translates into the protein MVKLPVKTLVALATFCLTLPAAAQAPLTVPDPRGDITVLADQLEQVGEDGIVIATGNVEITRGASRLTADRVEYNRQTGEAVAHGRVVLYDGPDRLLGDRIDYNFKTETGVVHSASAFSEPYYRLTGERMERIEERVYRIHRGVFTTCEGDLPAWSVHARTATADLDNFVVGRDASFWVGRIPLIPWIPFFAAAIRRERQTGFLMPTLGTSNQKGFFTKLPFFWAISDSQDLTASLDVFAKRGVGAGGEYRYILSESSRGSVSGFFIQETLKDDDGRGTGSLKHEWEIAPRLTLKADVNMVSDDQYYREYADRLHDRSLQRAESNVSLIRRWDSWNFVANTFWYQDLTTRRPVELQRLPELRLKGVRQPVPGASWLLYETDASFVNFVRDVGSDGTRLDLHPRVFLPLSLGGVVTVTPFLGGRGTYYDKRVVGKRLTRDGAIEVELTEDASRIRAQGEVGADVEARASRIYEVGGVAGIDRLQHLIEPRVNITEIRGVNQKGLPQFDPSGGVVNPIDLPEAALGIDRIGKVSKLTYSLTNRLNAKTVAGPGQEPVRWELVRFVLGQSFSLLPEAVEPFSEVRGELSVQPNRIFGFRGDASYDVYGRGFQTANTDVTATVRDVTASVGTRFNDRERIEFIRGELQAAVSRFVDLRGSTHWDTRNRTVVESRVGVDLHPGCPVRCWTIGLEYVDRTRGEDEFRFSVNLLGLGSVGGGGAAGGR